A genomic stretch from Theobroma cacao cultivar B97-61/B2 chromosome 4, Criollo_cocoa_genome_V2, whole genome shotgun sequence includes:
- the LOC18603435 gene encoding inactive beta-amylase 9, whose amino-acid sequence MEVSVIGSSSQAKICKTELAYRDLRFCFGKNNDKSKILSRKPNSVCFESQTARFRKARLRFTLEAVHSEAVLESKSSTGSNSLDKVRLFVGLPLDTVSDCNTVNHARAIAAGLKALKLLGVEGVELPVWWGVVENEAMGKYDWSGYLAVAEMVQKADLKLHVSLCFHASRQPKIPLPKWVMQIGESQSSIFFRDRSGQHYRESLSLAVDDLAVLNGKSPIQVYHDFCASFKSAFSPFIGSTIMGISMGLGPDGELRYPSHHKPAKSDKITGIGEFQCYDLNMLNLLKQHAEANGNPLWGLGGPHDAPTYHQSPNSNNFFRDHGGSWESPYGDFFLSWYSNELISHGNRLLSLASSIFGDTAVNVYGKVPLMYSWYKTRAHPCELTAGFYNTASRDGYEAVAQMFARNSCKIILPGMDLSDAHQPHESLSSPELLLAQIRTACGKHKIQVSGQNLASGAPGSFQQIRKNMLGENVLDLFTYQRMGAHFFSPEHFPSFTEFVRSLSQPELHSDDLLAEEEEATESVHTSSDANIQMQAA is encoded by the exons ATGGAGGTGTCGGTGATTGGGAGTTCTTCTCAGGCAAAGATCTGTAAAACCGAGTTAGCATACAGGGACTTAAggttttgttttgggaaaaataatgataaaagtAAAATCTTGTCCCGGAAACCTAACAGTGTTTGTTTTGAGAGTCAAACTGCGAGGTTTAGGAAAGCTAGGCTCAGATTTACGTTGGAAGCTGTCCACTCCGAAGCCGTTCTTGAATCCAAGTCTTCTACAGGATCGAATTCT CTTGATAAAGTAAGATTATTTGTTGGCCTGCCTCTAGATACAGTTTCTGACTGCAATACAGTAAACCACGCCCGAGCAATTGCTGCAGGACTAAAAGCTTTGAAGCTTTTGGGCGTGGAAGGTGTTGAATTGCCTGTCTGGTGGGGAGTGGTTGAGAATGAAGCAATGGGAAAGTATGACTGGTCAGGCTATCTTGCTGTTGCAGAGATGGTCCAGAAAGCAGATCTCAAGCTTCATGTATCACTCTGCTTTCACGCATCCAGACAACCTAAAATCCCACTTCCCAAGTGGGTAATGCAGATTGGGGAATCCCAATCTAGTATCTTCTTTAGAGATCGGTCTGGACAGCATTATCGAGAAAGTCTATCACTGGCTGTTGATGATCTTGCTGTTCTTAATGGAAAGAGTCCAATTCAAGTTTACCACGACTTCTGTGCTAGCTTTAAGTCTGCATTCTCACCTTTCATTGGTTCTACAATCATG GGAATCTCAATGGGTCTAGGACCTGATGGTGAGCTTCGATATCCCTCTCACCACAAGCCTGCCAAAAGTGACAAAATTACTGGAATTGGGGAGTTCCAATGTTATGACTTAAACATGCTTAACCTTCTTAAGCAACATGCTGAAGCAAATGGAAACCCATTATGGGGACTAGGTGGTCCTCATGATGCCCCCACTTATCATCAGTCACCCAACTCAAATAACTTCTTTAGGGATCACGGTGGATCATGGGAAAGTCCTTATGGTGACTTCTTCCTTTCCTGGTACTCAAACGAGCTCATATCTCATGGCAATCGTCTCCTCTCTCTTGCCTCTTCAATTTTTGGTGATACTGCAGTGAATGTCTATGGAAAAGTCCCACTGATGTACTCGTGGTACAAAACCCGGGCACACCCTTGTGAACTGACAGCTGGCTTCTATAACACTGCCTCAAGAGATGGCTATGAAGCAGTTGCACAGATGTTTGCACGGAATTCATGCAAAATCATCTTGCCTGGGATGGATCTGTCAGATGCACACCAGCCACACGAATCTCTCTCAAGCCCTGAATTATTACTTGCACAAATCAGAACAGCTTGCGGAAAGCACAAGATTCAGGTTTCAGGCCAGAACTTGGCTTCTGGAGCTCCTGGTAGTTTCCAGCAGATCAGGAAAAATATGTTGGGTGAGAATGTTTTAGACTTGTTCACTTATCAGAGGATGGGAGCTCATTTCTTCTCGCCCGAACATTTTCCTTCATTCACCGAGTTTGTCAGGAGCCTAAGTCAACCTGAATTGCATTCAGACGATTTGCTAGCTGAAGAGGAAGAAGCCACTGAATCTGTGCATACAAGTTCAGACGCAAACATCCAAATGCAAGCAGCTTAG